The nucleotide sequence GAtgatttattagttctaagatAGCAAAGGGACATGTATACCTTCAAAGGGGTTCCCAGTGATTGTGATGGGCATCTCTTGTTACAGATCATTGTTCTAGTTACTGTTCATAAGAATTACCTAAAATGCTTATTTAGAATAAGCCCCTACTCCAGAGCTAGAGAAAGAGAATCTCTAAGAGTGgggcccaggaacctgcattttaGCAAGGGACCCAGATAATTCTTCCGTTTACTAAACTAGGGAACCACTGCCTTCTATATCCTAATTTTGGGTTAAACCCAACATTAACAATGCTGCTTATTCTCATTCTATcgttttggctttttttcttgaCTGCTTTTactgaggggtaaaaacttagaTGAAAAAGCATTGTGAAATTCCTTATTGTAGTTAAAGGTGTTCTCAGATGAGAGGAATTTTTCTGAAGTCTCAGTAATAGGAATAGTTGTGTTTCTCCTGagcaaattatttcacttttatatatgGACAACTCATGGATTGATAGTATGTTACACTTAGCAGCAAGGAACCTCTGAGCCAAATTTGTAGCCTGCCTTTGTGTCAAAAGTGGCTTAATTAGATTTAAAGACCTGATTGAAATTCTCTGCTTAAGTTGCAGTCAAAGCTGCTCAAGATCAAATAGTTCTACAGACCTATTTAACCCTTAACTATTAAAAAGAACTAGCTGGGTGTAatggctcaggcctgtgatcccagcactttgggaggctgaggtgagaggatcacttgagccaaggagtttgagaccaacctgggcaacatagcaaaaccccttcctgtagtcctagctaatcgggaggctgaggcagaaggatcacacgagcccaggagttggaggcagcAGAGAGCTATGAacgagccactgcactccagcctgggcaacatagtgagattctgtctctaaaaataaaaatgaaaaaaggaactAATCACCATGTTCAAATCAGCCCTTCCTTAGAGTATTTAGTGAATCACTCCTTTCTCTATTcggtggttctttttttttttttttgagacagagtctcactctgttgcccaggctagagtgagtgccgtggcgtcagcctagctcacagcaacctcaaactcctgagctcaagcgatcctcctgtctcagcctcccgagtagctgggactacaggcatgcgccaccatgcccggctaattttttctatatatatttttagctgtccatgtaatttctttctatttttagtagaggtggggtctcgctcttgctcaggctggtctcgaactcctgagctcaaacgatccgcccaccttggcctcccagagtgctaggattacaggcgtgagccaccgcgcccggccctattcgGTGGTTCTTAACTGAGAGAGTACCTATGTCTTTGGGGCAGAATAGAAGGAGGGAGTAGTTAGTGAGATGCCCTTTCTGGGGATACAAGAAGTACCAGATTTGTTTGTAACATacattatggaaaacaaattGAGCCATGACTGCAGTTCACCAATAAAGGACTTACTGGTATTTATAACTTCTCTAAGCTCAATCTCCCATGTATAACTTGCTGGCATTCATTTATTCCAGGGCATTAGCTATGAGTTACTAGCTTTAACTTGTATTGTCATCCTGTCGTGGCTTACTTCAAACTGCAGGTTATATTTAACATGTACAGGATAGCATGTGATGACAAGATAGCAGGTGATGTGGCTTTGTTTAAACCCCGTTAGCCACTGATTTTTAATGTGTGGGTTATTTTACTCCCAAAGCAAAATTCTGTTTCATCTCTGAAGTACTACCTGAGAATTTTTGTGTGCCATGTCGAAGAAACGCAAATGGGATGATGACTATGTTCGTTACTGGTTCACCTGTACAACAGAGGCTGATGGAACTCAGCGCCCACAGTGTGTATTGTGTAACTCAGTATTTTCAAATGCTGACCTCAGGCCATCAAAACTGTCAGACCATTTTAACAGACAGCATGGTGGTGTAGCTGGGCATGATCTCAATAGCCTGAAGCATATGCCCACACCATCTGATCAGAGTGAAACCTTGAAAGCATTTGGAGTTGCATCTCATGAGGATGCCTTATTACAAGCATCATATCAGTTTGCATATTTATGCGCCAAGGAGAAGAATCCTCATACAATAGCTGAGAAATTAGTGAAACCCTGTGCATTGGAAATAGCACAAATAGTTTTGGGACCAGATGCACAAAAGAAGCTTCAGCAGGTACCCTTATCTGATGATGTGATCCATTCTAGAATTGATGAAATGAGCCAGGATATCTTACAGCAAGTTCTAGAAGATATCAAAGCCAGTCCTCTTAAAGTGGGTATTCAGCTTGCTGAGACAACGGACATGGATGACTGCAGTCAGCTAATGGCATTTGTCCgatatataaaagaaagagagatcatAGAAGAATTCCTGTTCTGTGAACCATTGCAGTTAACCGTGAAAGGGACAGATGTGTTCAATCTCTTCAGAGATTTCTTTTTGAAGCATAAGATAGCCCTTGATGTATGTGGCTCTGTTTGTACTGATGGTGCCTCCTCTATGCTAGGAGAAAATTCAGAATTTGTTGCCTGTGTGAAAAAAGAGTCACCTCATATCATGATCACACATTGTTTGTTGAATCCTCACGCACTTGTCATAAAGACATTGCCTACAAAATTGAGGGATGCTCTGTTTACTGTGGTGAGGATAATAAATTTCATCAAAGGGCGAGCTCCAAATCATCGACTATTTCAGgctttctttgaagaaattgGTGTAGAGTATAGTGTCCTCCTTTTCCATACTGAAATGAGGTGGCTTTCCCGAGGCCAAATACTTGctcatatttttgaaatgtatgaagaaataaatcaGTTTCTTCACCACCAAAGCAGTAATTTAGTTGAtgtctttgaaaataaagaatttaaaattcatcTAGCATACCTTGCAGATTTATTCAAACACCTAAATGAACTTAGCGCCTCTATGCAAAGGACTGGGATGAACACAGTATCAGCTAGGGAGAAGTTATCTGCTTTTGTTAGGAAGTTTCCATTTTGGCAAAAAcgaattgagaaaaaaaattttaccaactttccttttcttgaagAAATAATTGTTTCAGATAATGAAGGAGTATTCATTGCAGCTGAAATAACACTGCATCTGCAACAGTTGAGCAACTTCTTCCATGGATATTTTTCTGTTGGAGATCTTGATGAGGCAAGTAAATGGATCCTGGATCCGTTTCTTTTTAATCTTGATTTTGTCAATGATggttatttaatgaaaaatgatctTGCTGAATTACGAGCTAGTGGCCAAATCCTAATGGAATTTGAGACAATGAAGCTTGAGGATTTTTGGTGTGCTCAATTCACGGTGTTTCCAAACCTGGCAAAGACAGCTCTAGAAATACTTACACCATTTGCAACTACATACCTTTGTGAGTTGGGATTTTCatcacttttacattttaaaacaaagtccaGAAGCTGCTTTAATCTGAGTGATGACATTCGTGTGGCTATTTCAAAAAAAGTTCCTCGTTTCTCAGACATCATTGAACAAAAGCTACATCTACAGCAGAAGTCACTGTAAGCTggtatactttttaaatgtataattttaatatattcttaatatCATTGTAAAATTAAGCtacaattctttcttttatatttatggtatactgaattctatgtttaaaaaatgtagcaACTCTAACTTTTAATGAGGCATGTTAAAGTGTGTTTTGAGAATGAGAACACAAACTGCAGAAAAGGTTAAGTACGACTACCTAGTTGATGCATaagatttttctaattctgagtATCTTTTAACCTGTTGATGGGTCAAATAAAAAAGACACTCAAGCACTACAATATCCAACTAAATGGTTTAATAATAGGCTAGGAATTGAgccaagagaaaagagaagacccTCCCAGAAGTCAAAGGACAAAATGACAAAATCTCCCCATATTTGTGAGGGTTATTATAGGGAGGTTAATGAAATCGGAAGAGGATTATGaaatataatgggaaaaaagGATGATCTAGCttatataaaacttatttttaaatgtactctTTGGAGTTAGTCTCACAATATCCATTCCCCTAGATCCCATGCTCTGAATACCATGGTATTAATAAATATCCTAATACTGTATTAGTTactgtttgtcttcttttgaattgCTTCAGGACTCCAGGTCATCAAGGCTGTAAGATTCTTGAGCCTTACCCTAGATATTCTGATTTGCCAGGTCTGCAATAAGGTCAAGGATCTCTATTCTTAACCAGCTTTCCAGATAATTCCAATGGAATTTTTGAACCTTTGGCTTCATCTAATTTTTCCtccacttattttttctttattctaagcTTCTCATTTATATCACATCTTGGACTACGTGCATTTTTCTAAGTTCAAAATTTTTGAGTGGGTTAgagtttaaattataaataaattgacATGAAATCACTGGAGTAATTCAGGGCCATCAGAAATTCCCCATGGGAATCTAAATTAGTACACTTTTTCTGGATGATAATTTggcaaaatatcttttatttaaagaaatttacatttttattttaaaactttaatgtttTATCAAAGTAGTACATACTCAAGGCTGGAGGGAAAAATATTGTAGAGAGTCCTATAAGGAAAAGCCAGAATCCCCTTCCTGCCCAATTATCTTAACCATTTCTACTTTAACTTCTTGTAATTCCACCCATATCTCTAAGTAATATGTTCATACCAAGCACATATGGTAGTTTTATCAACTTTAGAAGTTATATATTTATTGACTCCTCTAGATAAGAAGTAAGGATTGAATTTACAAAATGTCCATCTCATCTTCTACTAttctcaattttttattatatcacagtAATAACAGggttcttt is from Eulemur rufifrons isolate Redbay chromosome 10, OSU_ERuf_1, whole genome shotgun sequence and encodes:
- the FAM200C gene encoding protein FAM200C encodes the protein MSKKRKWDDDYVRYWFTCTTEADGTQRPQCVLCNSVFSNADLRPSKLSDHFNRQHGGVAGHDLNSLKHMPTPSDQSETLKAFGVASHEDALLQASYQFAYLCAKEKNPHTIAEKLVKPCALEIAQIVLGPDAQKKLQQVPLSDDVIHSRIDEMSQDILQQVLEDIKASPLKVGIQLAETTDMDDCSQLMAFVRYIKEREIIEEFLFCEPLQLTVKGTDVFNLFRDFFLKHKIALDVCGSVCTDGASSMLGENSEFVACVKKESPHIMITHCLLNPHALVIKTLPTKLRDALFTVVRIINFIKGRAPNHRLFQAFFEEIGVEYSVLLFHTEMRWLSRGQILAHIFEMYEEINQFLHHQSSNLVDVFENKEFKIHLAYLADLFKHLNELSASMQRTGMNTVSAREKLSAFVRKFPFWQKRIEKKNFTNFPFLEEIIVSDNEGVFIAAEITLHLQQLSNFFHGYFSVGDLDEASKWILDPFLFNLDFVNDGYLMKNDLAELRASGQILMEFETMKLEDFWCAQFTVFPNLAKTALEILTPFATTYLCELGFSSLLHFKTKSRSCFNLSDDIRVAISKKVPRFSDIIEQKLHLQQKSL